The following coding sequences lie in one Heliangelus exortis chromosome 8, bHelExo1.hap1, whole genome shotgun sequence genomic window:
- the TMEM59 gene encoding transmembrane protein 59 isoform X2, producing MPLSPPPSPSLPPKRRPGTCLEGLEGCLPVSTGGRSGAAGALRAAGPAHHKPVHATAQSLPEAASPPFPPCSSRRRGAPMGWLELPGGADYISQRALRGEDETPFISRESAASRCRRWGLKMAARRGGLLCLPLVLTLLFGGSSGSSSAGAVGSLPVASSEPFDSVLGNTASCHRACQLTYSLHTYPKEEELYACQRGCRLFSICQFVDDGIDLNRTKLECDSACTEAYSQSDEQYACHLGCQNQLPFAELRQEQLMSLMPRIHLLFPLTLVRSFWSDMMDSAQSFITSSWTFYLQADDGKIVIFQSKPEVQYVPQLDQEPGDSKGSLSLSKAASAHPGSSQTYRGLFEERESDSLFKCLSINSSWILTTTLVLSVLVLLWICCATVATAVEQYVPSEKLSIYGDLEYMNDQKLNRYPSSALVVVRCKTEEHEEAGPLPTKVNLSQSAI from the exons ATGCCCCTCTcgccccctccatccccttccctccctcccaagcGCCGGCCGGGGACCTGCCTTGAGGGACTCGAGGGTTGCCTGCCGGTAAGCACGGGGGGCCGGTCCGGCGCGGCGGGGGCTCTCCGGGCAGCGGGCCCGGCGCACCACAAACCGGTCCATGCCACTGCCCAGAGCCTCCCGGAAGCCGCTTCCCCGCCCTTTCCGCCGTGTAGTTCCCGCCGGCGGGGAGCCCCTATGGGTTGGCTGGAGCTTCCCGGCGGCGCGGACTACATCTCCCAGAGGGCTCTGCGCGGCGAGGACGAGACGCCGTTCATCTCGCGAGAGTCCGCTGCCTCCCGTTGCCGTCGGTGGGGGCTCAAGATggcggcgcggcggggcggcctcctctgcctccctctgGTCCTGACGCTCCTGTTCGGTggcagcagcggcagcagcagcgctGGGGCGGTCGGGTCGTTGCCCGTCGCCTCTTCCGAGCCCTTTGACTCCGTCTTGGGCAACACGGCGTCGTGTCACCGCGCCTGCCAGCTGACCTACTCCCTGCACACCTACCCCAAG GAAGAGGAGCTGTACGCCTGCCAGCGAGGCTGCAGACTGTTTTCCATTTGTCAGTTTGTGGATGATGGCATCGATTTGAATCGAACCAAACTGGAATGTGACTCTG CCTGTACTGAAGCATACTCCCAATCTGATGAACAATATGCTTGCCATCTTGGATGCCAGAACCAGTTGCCATTTGCTGAGTTAAGGCAAGAGCAA CTAATGTCCCTGATGCCAAGAATTcatctcctctttcctctgacACTGGTGAGATCATTCTGGAGTGACATGATGGATTCTGCTCAGAGCTTCATAACATCCTCATGGACTTTCTACCTTCAAGCAGATGATGGCAAAATTGTCATATTCCAG tcAAAGCCAGAAGTACAGTATGTTCCACAGCTTGATCAGGAACCTGGAGATTCAAAAGGATCCTTGTCACTGAGTAAAGCAGCCT CTGCACACCCAGGAAGCTCCCAGACGTACCGAGGACTCTttgaagagagagaaagtgaCAGCTTGTTCAAGTGTCTCTCCAT aaattccAGTTGGATTTTAACCACCACGCTCGTCCTGTCAGTGTTGGTGCTGCTCTGGATTTGTTGTGCAACTGTAGCTACAGCTGTAGAGCAGTATGTTCCATCTGAG aagctGAGCATCTATGGAGACTTGGAATACATGAATGACCAAAAACTGAACAGATACCCATCCTCTGCACTTGTTGTGGTTAGATGCAAGACTGAGGAACATGAAGAAGCAGGACCTCTTCCTACAAAAGTCAATCTGTCTCAGTCAGCAATTTAA
- the TMEM59 gene encoding transmembrane protein 59 isoform X1: MPLSPPPSPSLPPKRRPGTCLEGLEGCLPVSTGGRSGAAGALRAAGPAHHKPVHATAQSLPEAASPPFPPCSSRRRGAPMGWLELPGGADYISQRALRGEDETPFISRESAASRCRRWGLKMAARRGGLLCLPLVLTLLFGGSSGSSSAGAVGSLPVASSEPFDSVLGNTASCHRACQLTYSLHTYPKEEELYACQRGCRLFSICQFVDDGIDLNRTKLECDSACTEAYSQSDEQYACHLGCQNQLPFAELRQEQLMSLMPRIHLLFPLTLVRSFWSDMMDSAQSFITSSWTFYLQADDGKIVIFQSKPEVQYVPQLDQEPGDSKGSLSLSKAASAAHPGSSQTYRGLFEERESDSLFKCLSINSSWILTTTLVLSVLVLLWICCATVATAVEQYVPSEKLSIYGDLEYMNDQKLNRYPSSALVVVRCKTEEHEEAGPLPTKVNLSQSAI, encoded by the exons ATGCCCCTCTcgccccctccatccccttccctccctcccaagcGCCGGCCGGGGACCTGCCTTGAGGGACTCGAGGGTTGCCTGCCGGTAAGCACGGGGGGCCGGTCCGGCGCGGCGGGGGCTCTCCGGGCAGCGGGCCCGGCGCACCACAAACCGGTCCATGCCACTGCCCAGAGCCTCCCGGAAGCCGCTTCCCCGCCCTTTCCGCCGTGTAGTTCCCGCCGGCGGGGAGCCCCTATGGGTTGGCTGGAGCTTCCCGGCGGCGCGGACTACATCTCCCAGAGGGCTCTGCGCGGCGAGGACGAGACGCCGTTCATCTCGCGAGAGTCCGCTGCCTCCCGTTGCCGTCGGTGGGGGCTCAAGATggcggcgcggcggggcggcctcctctgcctccctctgGTCCTGACGCTCCTGTTCGGTggcagcagcggcagcagcagcgctGGGGCGGTCGGGTCGTTGCCCGTCGCCTCTTCCGAGCCCTTTGACTCCGTCTTGGGCAACACGGCGTCGTGTCACCGCGCCTGCCAGCTGACCTACTCCCTGCACACCTACCCCAAG GAAGAGGAGCTGTACGCCTGCCAGCGAGGCTGCAGACTGTTTTCCATTTGTCAGTTTGTGGATGATGGCATCGATTTGAATCGAACCAAACTGGAATGTGACTCTG CCTGTACTGAAGCATACTCCCAATCTGATGAACAATATGCTTGCCATCTTGGATGCCAGAACCAGTTGCCATTTGCTGAGTTAAGGCAAGAGCAA CTAATGTCCCTGATGCCAAGAATTcatctcctctttcctctgacACTGGTGAGATCATTCTGGAGTGACATGATGGATTCTGCTCAGAGCTTCATAACATCCTCATGGACTTTCTACCTTCAAGCAGATGATGGCAAAATTGTCATATTCCAG tcAAAGCCAGAAGTACAGTATGTTCCACAGCTTGATCAGGAACCTGGAGATTCAAAAGGATCCTTGTCACTGAGTAAAGCAGCCT CAGCTGCACACCCAGGAAGCTCCCAGACGTACCGAGGACTCTttgaagagagagaaagtgaCAGCTTGTTCAAGTGTCTCTCCAT aaattccAGTTGGATTTTAACCACCACGCTCGTCCTGTCAGTGTTGGTGCTGCTCTGGATTTGTTGTGCAACTGTAGCTACAGCTGTAGAGCAGTATGTTCCATCTGAG aagctGAGCATCTATGGAGACTTGGAATACATGAATGACCAAAAACTGAACAGATACCCATCCTCTGCACTTGTTGTGGTTAGATGCAAGACTGAGGAACATGAAGAAGCAGGACCTCTTCCTACAAAAGTCAATCTGTCTCAGTCAGCAATTTAA